A part of Magnetospirillum sp. ME-1 genomic DNA contains:
- the dsrK gene encoding sulfate reduction electron transfer complex DsrMKJOP subunit DsrK, whose product MAAAPFDIPALGDPARHPVPAIKADAMAASRPYVAAEAHQQPLGFPGELTEGWEKRAIDHMGGLLSKYRSLQVFMDICVKCGACTDKCHYFLGTADPKNMPVARADLFRSVYRRYFTPVGKLAPGLVGARDMSKEVLDEWYSYFHQCSQCRRCSVFCPYGIDTAEISMAARDIMDSIGQGQKYCNEIIGKVHKIGNNLGLPAPALIDTLEGLEEDILDETGVPVRLPIDEAGAEVLLVTPSADFFAEPHVLGLMGYAKVFHAAGVSWTLSTKASEAGNFGMFIGNYEQMRKISMRIREAAQELGVKRIIFGECGHAWRVAYSFLNTLAGPWDFLDPRYPVPQHILEFTSDLIARKGIKLDKSGNDGMVLTVHDSCNVARGARMGDRPGGQFTIPRDVIKAAVPKFVDMHPDTICDKTYCCGGGGGLLTDELIELRVKGASPRMEALKDVVDKEGVTHMAAMCAICKAQFTKILPYYDFDREMVVSVHQLVSNAIVLGDND is encoded by the coding sequence ATGGCCGCCGCCCCCTTCGACATTCCCGCCCTGGGCGATCCCGCCCGCCATCCGGTTCCGGCGATCAAGGCCGACGCCATGGCCGCCTCCAGGCCCTATGTGGCCGCCGAGGCGCACCAGCAGCCCCTGGGCTTTCCCGGCGAACTGACCGAGGGCTGGGAAAAGCGCGCCATCGACCACATGGGCGGGCTTCTGTCCAAGTACCGCAGCTTGCAGGTGTTCATGGACATCTGCGTCAAGTGCGGGGCCTGCACCGACAAGTGCCACTACTTCTTAGGGACCGCCGACCCCAAGAACATGCCGGTGGCCAGAGCCGACCTGTTCCGCAGCGTCTATCGCCGCTACTTCACCCCCGTCGGCAAGCTCGCCCCCGGCCTGGTCGGCGCGCGCGACATGAGCAAGGAGGTGCTGGACGAGTGGTACAGCTACTTCCACCAGTGCTCCCAGTGCCGCCGCTGCTCGGTGTTCTGCCCCTACGGCATCGACACCGCCGAGATTTCCATGGCGGCCCGCGACATCATGGATTCCATCGGCCAGGGCCAGAAGTACTGCAACGAGATCATCGGCAAGGTCCACAAGATCGGCAACAACCTGGGCCTGCCCGCCCCCGCCCTGATCGACACGCTGGAAGGGCTGGAGGAAGACATCCTGGACGAGACCGGCGTGCCGGTCCGGCTGCCCATCGACGAGGCGGGGGCCGAGGTTCTGCTGGTCACGCCGTCCGCCGACTTCTTCGCCGAGCCGCACGTGCTGGGCCTGATGGGCTACGCCAAGGTGTTTCATGCCGCCGGCGTATCGTGGACCCTGTCCACCAAGGCGTCGGAAGCCGGCAATTTCGGCATGTTCATCGGCAATTACGAGCAGATGAGGAAGATCTCCATGCGCATCCGCGAGGCGGCGCAGGAGCTGGGCGTCAAGCGCATCATCTTCGGCGAGTGCGGCCATGCCTGGCGCGTCGCCTATTCCTTCCTCAACACCCTGGCCGGACCGTGGGACTTCCTTGATCCCCGCTACCCCGTGCCCCAGCACATCCTGGAATTCACCTCCGACCTGATCGCGAGGAAGGGCATCAAGCTCGACAAGTCGGGCAATGACGGCATGGTGCTGACCGTCCACGATTCCTGCAACGTGGCCAGGGGCGCGCGCATGGGCGACCGTCCCGGCGGCCAGTTCACCATCCCGCGCGACGTGATCAAGGCGGCGGTGCCGAAATTCGTCGACATGCACCCCGACACCATCTGCGACAAGACCTATTGCTGCGGCGGCGGCGGCGGACTGCTCACCGACGAGCTGATCGAGCTGCGGGTCAAGGGGGCCAGCCCCCGCATGGAAGCGCTCAAAGACGTGGTGGACAAGGAAGGCGTCACCCACATGGCCGCCATGTGCGCCATCTGCAAGGCCCAGTTCACCAAGATCCTGCCCTATTACGACTTCGACCGGGAAATGGTGGTCAGCGTTCACCAATTGGTGAGCAACGCCATCGTCCTCGGCGACAACGACTAA